The Brienomyrus brachyistius isolate T26 chromosome 9, BBRACH_0.4, whole genome shotgun sequence genome contains the following window.
ACCCACTTTGCATCCCCACATGCAGGGAGGGTGGAATTCAaacccccagccctggagggGGGGGAGTGACAGTGCTGACCAGAGCCACAGTGCCATCCTCTTCTTTTAATCACTTATTCTCTAAAAAGGAAGATTCTACAAATGCCTATTAAAGTCATCTGACGTTAATGTGTGTCGGCCGTTTGTCTAGTAACATTAAACCACTGTGGCAGCCAAGTTACATATAAAATACCAATAAAATATCCCGCCCTTTAACCAATGTCTAACCATGTGGAGCCCTCTAGTGGTGGACATAGgacctcattttttttttttttttagcatttctGGCTCTGTAGACCCAGACAGTGAGACACTCATTCCTGCAGGCTGCAGTGCTACGTGGGCTTTTGAACTGCTCATTATCATTCACCACGAATCAGCCAACATGCAGAACGGGCTGTGAAACACAGGGAGGGTGTGGAtgttttgggggaggggtgagatCCGGGGAAGGGTTGCTCTAAACACAAATGTGAGTTTGCTGTGTCTTTGAAAAGCAAGACAGACCGGGAGCAGTGACCTGGCAAGTCTGCTCATTTCAATcttatttttttgtgttgtttGAATCCCCTGCCGGAGCCATCCCACGGGAGCCAATCAGAACCAGCCCACTGCAGCCTCGAACCCCAGGCCCTGTGAGTGAATACGTGGTTTTGCGAGTGTGAAGGATCATCGGCTTCCTCCTCCAAAGTCCGGAGACACGATCGTACCGCAAAGAAGCCTGGGAGGTTGAGTGTGGGGGTCCTGGTTAGGAAGCAGACTGGATGCGAGGCGACACTTACATCCGGGAGTCTATAGAGCTTCATCGTCCTCTGCAAGGTCATGTTTCTACTCAAGTGGGAAAACTTCACCTCCACCAGCTTCCTGGGGTTCAGGGATCGATGCCAGTACCTAATCGAACATGGAGACAGGGCAACGTAGGGCAGTGTGCATGTATATCTGTGATATGGCTGCTTGGAAACAAACCCAGTCTGAATCAAATTCAGGAAGAAATGggccacaaacagacagaccTGTGAAACCCATCCAGTCACGACAGCTGCAGATTACAGTGATGTTCTATTGCTAAGACCTTATGACAGACGAATTCATTTAGCGAGTTTCAGGTGGGTTTTGCCGTTCAAAACACATACAGTGACATACTGAATGTTTCTACTAAAAGTAGGACATTTCAGTACATGATCTAAATTATATCTAGTCAAAGCTAAATTGAATCATATTGAATCATAGCTGAATCAAAGCTTATCTAATTGTTACATGTTTATTTGTATCTTTTCTGCACTATATTATAAGCCCTGTATCAAGATGCATATTGTATCGTCTGAGAGAGAGACGAAAACAGATGATGTGACGATGCCAACGCAGGCTGTACAAACGGATGATCATCCGCATGCTTCGCTGGTGGGAGGTTACTgcacacatcatcatcatcatcatcatcatcatcatcagaagAGCCTATTTTCCTCATGCTTTGGCCAAGCAAATAAGTGTTATATCACAAGAATTACAACAGACCGTACAAAAGAACTGATGAGAGGGAAAGAGGGAAGAGAGAATGGACAGAGAGAGGGTGGAGGAGGGCGGGGGCCGGAGTCTCTACCTGCACGTGGACACGGGCTTGGGGAGCACCACGCCGGCCGTGTACACAGCCTGGAAGATGCCCTCCAGGTTGACCCGCCGGGTGATCTCGCGGATCAGCACCGGTGCCACACGCTTCGACCGAAGCTTCTTGTGCACGCAGAGGAAATTGATTTCCACCATCTTCTTCACCCTGTAAGGCCAACAGGCGATCCTCTTACAGGCAGGAAGAGTGAGGGGTGGCAGGCAAGGGGCAAGGGGCATGAGCGAGGGGCAGTGCGTGAGGGGTGGTGACTGTGGGGCGGCGGGCAAATCTCTAATCTCACACAgataccccccccacacacacacacacacacgccccacTCACGTGTCATAGATGTGGATTTTGGCTGGGATAGCACtgataaaacacaccagcttcCTGTTGGAGGTTACCCTCACGCCACAGTGCCAGTGGGGCAGCCAGCCTGGGGGCCGCAGTGCCCTGGGAAGTGGGGGTTAGAAGTCCAATCAGCTTCAGGCTCACAATAGTGATCCCTGTGGGTTAGCAAACATACCTGCAAAGCTTCTCACTGCCCATTACTAcagaataatactaataatatcaAAGAGCTTATCTACACAGAAATGAGGAAGAATAGAAAACGCAGCACGTTAGCGACAAATGCCAGCATTCTGCGAGGATTAGAGTAGGGTAACAGCACTAAATTCACGATGCTGTCAGGTGATAACATGACCCAACCGCAACACGGGCAGGTCAACAGACCAAGCCTTAAAGCAGAATGGACTCCGAGTGCGGGGAGGGCGGGGGATGGCTGCAATCACTCCCGGCTCTCAACTCCAGATAAACCTAGAAGCATAGTGGCTCAAGAAGGCCTAGATCAGCAGCGCCCCCTTATGGACGGAGGCCCCCCTGCGGCTCACCACTTCAGGAAGTTAGGCGAGTAGTCGAAGCGGAACATATTGTCGTCATCCTCCACGTAGTTCTCGTTCAGCAGAGTGTACAGCTCTTTTAGCTGTGGGGGGGGCATAGGTGGTAAACAGACCCTCAGACCACATGTGAACGATGTGACCCCCTCCCTTCCTTTATTCACCATCATGCTAAATGAGCTAATGGGAGACAGTGGGCACTATGGTGTGATgaagagagccccccccccaccccacacacactcaccactTCAGCATTGCTgaggtccagggtgtcccacatgaAGCCCTGGGGCAGCGAGTATGGCTCCTGCCGTATGTTCTCCTTGTCCGGCTCGATGGGCCCGTGGGTGGTGATGACCTCGTCTGGAATGCAGAGAATAACGGCCAATCATAAACCTCGGCCACGGCACCTAGGGAGGAGACCGCCATCATTCTGACCAATCACATCAGCCGCAAAGTCCCTCCCTCTTCACAGTCTGTGTCACTGAAACACACACATGGACATAAAGGGGTATTAACTGAAGCACAAAAATGCTGGACATTTTAATGATCTGCAGAGAGCAGCACCATGGCACCGTGAGCAGAACTGCTGCACACCTGCGTTGAGGTTTAAGCCCCAACACGCCCCAGCCCTGTATGTGGAGGTTAGGGAGTGCAGTGCTTTCCCATGGTACAATGCGGTGCTGATAGGTTCCCACAGTGTATGATAGCGTTTGTGGCCTGTGTCTAGGGTACTATCTGGTTTGGGGTTTGGAACCGTGAAATAGCGCTCAGCTGGTGGGTCGCGACCCAAAAGTGGGTCACAGGAGTGGTGTGTGTTGTTAAAATATATAgaaatattcacacacacacacatatatatatacacacatattcaagattatatatatatatatattgaataTATTATCTCTTGAATATACTCTCTGTCTTCTGAATACTTTGGTAATTAAATTAAAGTGCATTAAGGCCTCATGCTTCGCTCCCTCCACTACGTTCTATTCACCATTACTGCCCTATTTTTGTGTGAAATAcatttggtgattttttttttattattaaatttgGGTCATGACTTACTGACCAAGTAAAACATAGTTACTTttattacagccccccctcctgcCAGATTCACTGCTGCCACACCACCCACAGTCAACAACTTTTACCATCCACCCTCCCCAAGCTTCCTGGCTGAGGTAGGGGCTACCTTTGTACGACACACAAAATAATCGTGATACAGGCACAATAATCACAGGGGTGTGAAAATGAGTCCGGACACCAGCTTTTCGGTGCTATATGTTTTCTTTTTGCCCACAAAATGTTcggtaagcagattagtaataaacctaaaatattaattataggTGTATTGCAAAAAGTTTCCTTAAAtgctactgttttggtaaatcatggaagcCATGAGCACTGAAGCggcggtgaagaaagggacagatCAGCAACATCTTCTGAAAGAGGAGATGTTGTGGGTAAATAAGGTAGAAAGATGGTGGTGGTGTGGTGACTTGGTTATTACACTAAAGATGCAGCAGATTAATGACGTTTTGGTGTCACCATATGCATCCCATTAATATTTCAGGTGTATTACCGATCTGCTTATTGAACTGTGGGTGTCAACAAGTACAGTATGGAAATCCAGCGTCCAGACAAATTTTTACGCCCAGTGATCATATCATGTTTGTCGGACACTGGTTGGTGTCTGTTGATACAAACTCTCAGTAACACCACCTACTTATTTGACACACTCTATGGGCAGATAAACTGCAGCCAATCCGAACGCATTATCTCAGGTAAATTGAAACTTTTTTGGTTTATAGATGCAATATTAAATGCACATATTTCAAAGCACTGTGACATGAAGGTGTGGCCTTAGCAAAGGGGCTGGCCTTAGCAGCTGGGAGTTGGTTGGCCGCGAGTGACGCTATCCCTGATGGAGCCTGCAGGGCGGAGACACTGCTGAGCCATAATGGTGAGGATCCAGCTGCCTCTGCATTCGCACCCGGATCCTGCTCTAAATGCAGTGTGTGGCTCCTCCCTCCCGCTCTGCGTGGGCAACCGGCCCGAGGTAAACGGCGAGGGGGTTTAGGGCACCTACTGAGCTTGGGAACTGGCTGCGTGTCCCAGAACTGGTACTTGTGCTTAGCGGCCTCGTCGATGCTCTTGGCCGGACCTTGACAAGTCGACAGCAGTTCCATGGCCCTCTGGATGTCCTGAAGCTTCTGCATGGGGATGGCCGGATTCTGGTTCAGGGGTGGGACAACAAGGAACGAAGTGAGCCTAATAGGACTGCGACAAGCACAGGCTGTACCCCCCACCCCGAGTTAAATTACCAGTTGCGTGACATACATGTATGCGACCGAATTGATGGCTCAGTGGGCGCCCCCCTTAGGGGAAAAAAGCAATCTACTTCAGGACTCCTAAAGCCCACCGCCCACCCCAGTGTCTATAAAATCAATAAATACAGATCTGCTTCATAAaacttaataaaataatttcccCACTGCAAAAATACAAAATGTCAGCGGCATGTAAAACAATTTCCTTCCATGCTACTCATTTAGAATGAGAACTTTGTACACTCTGCACCATTTTTCAATTACTAAGTCTGTAACCTTTAAAACTTCATTAAAGTTTCAAAAACACTTCTACAGTTCCAGGATGGAAGCGTCACAAAGTGACCAGCGCCTTAAACTTGATGTTTCTGCGGCAGTTGGGCTCCGGCCCCCGCCGTCCGGCCCCCGCCTCGTCTGCTCGCTCTTCCAGTGCGAATCACTGTAATTGTCTTTAACACGCATTTCTGCTCTTGTCCTGTTTACTAGAGTCTCtcggtgtcatgtgactgtcttGATTGCAGTGATCGCCCCCTTCCCCGGCAAGGACCCTACTAAGCGTGTGAGCTAAAACTGACATGTTTACGAAGTTTAACTTTACAGCTCGGGgactgggggctggggggagatGCGGCATCAGCGCCCCCGGAGCGGCACCGGGCACCTTAATCTCCTGCGAGTCGGACGCCGAGTCGGATTTGGCTCCGCCGGAGCTCGGCTTCTCCTTCTTGCGTttctgcttcttcttcttctttttggCCCCGAGGTCTCCGGCCGGGCTCCTGCAAGCAGGCCGTTAAAATCAGGGGgcgtcggggggtgggggggactgcGCGTGTTTACACCCCCTCACATTGTAGCCGGTTTCAATGTTTACATCTTTCAAGCGATCAATCAGCGAGGCGCGCAGTAAAGTCACGCTACCTTCAACATGGCGTTTAGGTACATTTACTTAATTTTAGACAGAAAGTAAGACGATGCCGAGCCCGAAAGCACAGGGGCGCCTTCGCTCTAAGCAGCCTCATCTCTTGGAACAGGTTCAATAAATAGCTTAATAAGGGCTAATGATCGGCGATCAGGAAGCAGTAAGGGCGAAGATCGGGGTCAGAGACACGTGGATGGCGTCAGACCGGGGGTCTGCTCGGCAGCAGCCTGGAAGGCACACCGGACGGGCCGCCTGCCGCAGCCCTGGAGCCGGCCCGAATGAGGACGGGACGAGCTCAGGTGAGCTGAGACCCCGTCACGGCGATCGGCTCCCCCCCCAAAGACGAAAAGGGCAGCGGCCGTCGCCCGGGGGGTTAAGCTCTGGGACCCGGAGAGCCGCAGCGCTGCGCCGCTTTCATTCATTTAAACCGGCTCGCCGAGCGCACGTCTCGGGTCTGCGGGCGGACTGCGATCGGGTGGCGCACCGGCCGCGTCTGCGGTCCCTCCCCCGGCGAGGTGAAAGCAGGGAGGCGGCGTACCGACATTAATAACGGTAAAGGGGTAACGGTGCCGGGCCTCCCGCCGGAGGGCTGTAGACAGCGCTGCCCGGCTCCGGCGTCCTCTCCGGCTCACCCCTGCATGTGCTCATTCTCCTCCTCGTTGTCTCCGTCTATTCCGCAGGTGTCCTGGTCATCCAGCTCCAGACTCTGCTGGCTCGCCGCAGACTCGCTGTCCTCCGCCATCATGGACAGATATGCTGAAAAAAAATTAGTAATACTGGAGGACGGTGGGGGAATTAAAAACACAAAGAGAATAAGGAGCGAAACCGCGCCGCCTAGCGGCCGTCCTCCTGGATGCGAATGCGCGCGGGGGGGGGATAACGCGCAGGGCACCGGGGCTTCTAATCACCACAACCGTTGTTCTGTAATTATTCCATAATTAGTATCATTGAAAAACCGGACGCAAAACATCCCAATTCGGCTTGAGATCTTTTAATTTTTCTGTCTGTGTTTATTAAACGATGCAATGAGGGGCTGTGCAGTTCGGGGGGGTTGATGCCCCCGAACTGGATGGCAGATCTCTGGACCCCTACGAAAGTACATTAACACCTTTTTTAAAGATTAATTTTCAAAGACGATTTGTATTTAGTGACGAACGGATTTTTAAACTACGATGACGGCGGACGGCCTACCGGCACCATCGTTGGACCCTCATACTGCACGTGCGCTCCATCAACCAAAACGCTGCTATATTCCTATTAAAAAATGTCACACTGCCTTGGGCCTGCTATTTGAGGATTGTGCTCTGTATTAGGGTTACTCAGACTGGAACCATCAGAGAAGATGGTAAAGTAAATGGTGCACAAGGCGGGTTTTAGCAGCGCTCCATTTACCCAGCAGGGAGGATTCACCTGTAGTGTCCGGACCGGAGAGGTTCCAGCCTCTCTTCCTCCGCCTTCCCCATTACAGGCAGCAGACCTGCCCCCATTCCCAGAGCAGGGGAAAGAAGCCCAGAAATAGGAAGTACCCATCACCCGGGAGGACGTGGATACTGGACATCACTGGGATCCTTACTGGGATCCTTACTGGGATCTCCTAGGTGTCCCGGTCACGCAACAGCAGTTACATTTGTCACATGAAAAGTAGACTTCAAAATCTACATTTAAATACACTACATGTAAACTATGAAATTTTCCTTGTTCTAATTCACCTTGAAATAAAATGTGATAATTACCACAGAAGAGTATCATGAATAAGGTTACCTGCACCTAGCCTCAGAACACTGACTGTACTATACGACACAAACACAAATGTCGGTTGATCCATTCATCCAGCCATCCACACTAATAATCCATTATCCAAGGTCATTGTGacatataaacaaaaataaatgaacacatttatatttgatttattcttTCCTGACATTGTGAATAATTCACTTAaagcatgtttatttttttacttcaaTTTATTCAGAGTAATGAGCATCAAGTATTATACAAGCAACCAGTATTAACATTCAGAGTAAAATATGCTTGCCCTAAGCAGAGATTACCATGGCAAGGAGACAGAACGAGGCGCAATTCAAGTCACCAGCTGCTGTAGTTGTGCGCTGCCTGGTCTGTGTGTACGGGACCTGGGGGGaacctgattgggggggggggtggggtacaCCTGCTCTGCCAGGgggcgtgtgtgcgtgcatgggggttaaaaatgctaatgagtAAAGGAAGCTGACCAGGTAAGTTCAACAAGGCACTTGGAAAACACATGGAAGTTGAGAATTAAACCAGCAAACGCAGGATTCAGTTTGGCGTCGACGGAAGAAGGCATTCAGAGTCACATTTTACTCTTACTGTAAGGCAAGGCTGAAACTAAACAGTAACAAAAATATCTGGATAAAATACTTGGAAaataagagggaaaaaaaaaatcatgacatAGTGGTTACACGTTAAAAAGGCATTAAAAGCAACGCGATACCGCAGTAAAAAACGGTGCATAGGCGCCCTCTGGTGGAAAGAGCTTATCTGAGCTGACCAACTGAACGTGTTTAATGCACAAAGCTGCCACCAGAGGGACAGAAGGTGAAGAGGATCGGTGCCTCATTGTCCATCCAGCTTGAGGATTCACGCCAGCATAAAGCTTTGGGTCCAAAGGTTCGAAAAGGAGCGGCACAGGTGCACGAGGcatactttattattttttgcatGTTTACCACTCGCCTGCGGTCCTAGTTCCGTCCCTTGGACTGCTCGCTCGCCTGCGGTCCTGGTCCTGTCCCTTGGACCGCTTGCTCACTTCAGGTTGAAGGCCAACAGGGGCCTCTCCTCTCGCTTCTGCCATGGGCTCTTCTTGTTCTCGTCCTCGCCGCTGTCGTCCTGCCCGGCGATGATGTCAGGAGGGCTGTCAGGAAGCTGAAGCTCAGGCCTGGCATGCTCAGTCCTGAATTCAGCCTCTCCTCGCCCTCCTCCGCCACcgtcatcctcctcctcctctccctcctcctcctccgcggCTCCTCGGGTGTCCTGGAGCAGCGGTCCGAGGGCACCATCGTCGGGGCTGCCGTTGGGCGTACCCGTCTCACTGACGTCAGCCTCCATGTCGTCCACGTACACCAGCTGGGTGTAGGCCACTGTGGGCGGTGTGCTCCTGTCTCGCCGGGCCTCCACCTCGGCCTCCCTCTCAGCCTCCCTTTCCCGCAGGCCCCTGCGGATGCGCCGGGCTAGCTCGCTCATGTCCACGCCCGAGTCCAGGCTGGCGTCATTGCTGCCGTTGCAGCCGGCACGCTGCAGGTCGATGTAGGAGTGGCGGATGTGGGCGTTGGACCGGCCATCCAGGGAGACGAACCAGGCGCGGGGGTGGGGCAGCGGCTTTCCGCCGCGCAGCGCCAGCAGCGACTTCTCTGCCAGCAGCTGGTCCTCGCCGTTCATCTGCACCAGCCCCACCTCACTGAGCGATGCCGGGATGGACAGCGATTCGGGCGCTGAGGCCGTCTGCAGGGTCCACGTGCCGTCCCGTGGGTCCTCGGTGGAGGAGGACAGCTGCGGCGTCCCGGAGCCCGGCGGACCTGGCGGAGGCTGCGAGGCAGACAGCTCTGCCTGGATGGTCTCCAGGTCACTCTGTTGGTCAGCCTGCAGGAGCAGAGGCTGCCCAGCAAACGGGTGTTCCCCAGGCAAACGCACGTAGTGCGCCGGGATGACCAGGGTTGGCCGTGCCCGCCGGTACCCGCCTTCGCTCACCTGGTCCACAGAGCTGCAGCACAGCAGCTGGCCTGGCCGTGGCAGGGTGGCGGGCCTTTCTAGGTGGTCCACGGACCGCGACAGCAAGTGGTCCACCGGCCGACGCTCAGGGGGCTGCTCCGTGTGGCCCGGGGTGCGTGGCCTGGACAGGGAGGCATCGTGGACGCTGGCCTCGCTGCCCACTGACAGCTGGCTCCTCGATGCCTGCGCTGACCCCTCCCTTCCATCTGCCGGCCGTGGGGAAGACTCGGAGCAGCGGCTCTGCCGGCCGTCTCCGTGCCGGGGTGACTCATAACCGTCCCCAAGTTCTTGGGACCGGGCTGCCCTCACTGGGGGGACCTCCACCAATCGGTGGCACTCCTTAGCCAGAGAAGTGCGGGAGGAGTGGGGCTGGTGGGCAGGTGAGCTCTGGCTGGAGGGCGCCCTCTCCTGGTGGGAGATGGGAGCACAGGTGGGCTGTAGCACGAGAGTGTGCAGGTCGGGCTCGGCTGTGGATGACACCAGGTCTAAGTGCACCTCGCTGATGAGGTTGAGGTGTGACATGGAAGTGGCCTGGTCTCTCTTGGAGCCGCTGAGCACTGTGGACAGCTGCAGCTTGTGGTGTCGCTGTCGTGGCCTCAGACATTTCCTCCTGGGACAGGGAGAGAAGAAGGGAAGGTGAGGCCCATATCTGCAGCTGGTtgcctcctctctcctctgctGAGATGTTTGTGAAACTCACAGTGAAGCTCTGAACTGTAAGTGACACAAAAATTCAGCCACACGCTGTCATGTAGTCACACACAGGCATGAGCACTGACACGCAGTCACACGCACCGACACGCAGTCACACGCATGTACCTGCAGTAGTAGAGAAGCAGGGAGGCTAGGAACAGGATGATGACCCCCATCCCACCCAGGATGGCCAGCAGAAAGGCCGTGTGGTAGGAACTGATGTCCTTGGCGACCACGGCACCTGCAGTGGCACGAGAGATTTGGAGATGGCTGTTGGCGTTCACACGGCTGTTTGTGTGCTGTGACACTGGCCTTTCTTCTGAGCGTCGATTCCATTACAGCGCCTGTAAGGGGGGGTGTTACTTACCTCCCCTGAGAGCTGCCCCTCTGCAGCACCACATTACCCACAGTCACAGATTAAaatagcaaaataaataaataagtcacGGTCTGATTTCTGCAGCAGACGCCCCTTGTGCATCAATGGAAACATTaccgtaaataaataaataagattctGCTGCCTGACGCCTGGTGGCTGCAGCACATGCCTGGGAACAGAGAACAAGCCCAGAGTTCTAATTGTTATGGGTGTTCacatgtttggccagcagggagcGCTATTCagcaacacactgaaaaagaaaagcctggagagcgGCAACAAGAAAATGTGTCTTTTATTAATTAAGAGTGACAAAACTGTTTCATTTGTTAGAAACCAACCTGTGTTCAGAGGTGACATGGCGGCTGCCCAGTAGCCAAGCTGGGGGGCGATGTAGGTCAGCAcgagctgccccccctccctctgcACGTAGCCCAGGCTGCTCTTCAGCCAAGCTCCTGTGGTGACacgagaggtcagaggtcatggcCTGTGCCCCCAGCGGCCTGTCAGGGCCTCGCTGCCCCCAGCAGGATGAACACGTGCGCAGAAGCAAGCAATGGCGGCTCTGCAAACTGACAGTGAAATGCTAATTTAATTAGCCACTAGCAGCATGTGGTGCAGAATTACTCGGAAGTGAATCAAAGTTTAGCCACTGCTCAGTGACAAGCGGCACGTTACCTGAAGCCTCAAGCAAAAGGGCCACCTGTATGTATGGATCAGGAATAAAACAGAAAGCAAACCAGTTTACATAACACCGCTAAAGGCTAAATGTCATACAGCAGGCCCAAGTCAATGTGACATTTCTTAAAAGAATATAACAGTACTTTGGTTTATGGAGTGCACTTTCAGCCATTTGCAGCCCGGCCGTTACCTGCTgtgacccctcccccacactAGCTCCTtgtttttagggggggggggggggaggagagtgggatTCTGGGTAACCATCTGCGTTGTTTTAAAATAGTGTGTAATTCCATTTGCCGGCACAAGGGGGCAGCAGGGCACATGTCGTCACTGATTCGGTGAATAAACACAGAGCTGTTCCGTAACCTGATGCCGCCCTGTGATTTTCTACTGCAGACGCTGAGGGACGTGTTCCTGCACTGATCGCGAGTTTTCTGCTGAAGTCTGCCTTGCTGAGAAAGGAAGGGGGCTGGGCGTAACCCTGCAGCACGCAGCTGGGGGTCCGGCTGACCCCTTTACGCAGGGAATGGCTGCTGCCCACCTGCCCTCACTGTTAAGAGTGTCATATATAATAGTTAATATCACTGGTATATTTACATCTATTTAGCTTATTTAAACAGACCTATCCAACCACTTACTGCGTGGATATTTTCGCAGTttctgtttgccctgtgatcgCAGTCTGCTCTCGTCCAGCCCGGTGCAGCTGGGTTTCAGAAGTTTCGGACTCAGTTGCTGACACGGGTTTGCAGACCTGCTGATCCACAGTTCTCTGAACCACAGAGTGACACGCAGACCTCGGCCTCCTGCTTACACCTGCAGGGTCCGCGCAGATGTGCCGCATGCGGACCTCCCCGGGTCTGGCACCGAGATGGATTCTCCCAGGACCGATCACAGCTGTATGCTCAAACAACGCTGTTCAAAAGCAATCTCACCAGTTGTATTCAAGTGTAAATAAATGagaatactccccccccccaaccaaaaaACCAACGCAATTAACTGAGGCCTGAACCCAGGCTGCACAAAAAGCCTGTCAAAATGACGAGTGACAGCGTTCTTAATTGCCTCTAGGGGTCAAATTGACCTGAATTACCCTATGACCCCAACCTGGATAAaaagttagaagatggatgaactgaactgaattaaCCAGGTAACCAGCTAATCTTCGAAGTGTCATGGTAATATTTTGTATTAGAACAGCAGAgagtgtttctctgcctgcgaGCACACAGCCACTGCAGCTACCCGGCCACTGCAGCTACCCGGCCACTGCAGCTACCCGGCCACAGGAGCGATAGGCCACTTTCCAGACGCTGCCCTCCTTTTGGGAAACACCCATTGGCTGAAGTGGTAGAACAATCGCTGGAGAGGTTTCAGGACCTCCACCGGCAAATTCGATTACGGCCCGCCGTTTACGTTTTGCTGTGCGGGTTGCTAGGCGAGGGGGTCGAGCGAGCCCCAAGGTCACTGGCGGACCCTCCCTCATCGCTGCTCATCTCACCGGGGATggggaattggggggggggcagcggctGTTGCACTAGCTttcgcttcctgcctcctttggcCTGAATTTGGTCTAGTTCTGCTGcctttgggggaggggtgggcgtCTTTAGCTGTGCCAAAGGGACGCGAGGCTTACGACACAGGGGCATGGCGTACCGGCGACAAGAAGGATGCGGGAAGCCAACTCTGCACAAGTGTTAGCGCAGCAAACAAAACATAAACCGCGAGTGCGATAAGAACTGCAAGTCTCAA
Protein-coding sequences here:
- the nmt2 gene encoding glycylpeptide N-tetradecanoyltransferase 2 isoform X2; this encodes MMAEDSESAASQQSLELDDQDTCGIDGDNEEENEHMQGSPAGDLGAKKKKKKQKRKKEKPSSGGAKSDSASDSQEIKNPAIPMQKLQDIQRAMELLSTCQGPAKSIDEAAKHKYQFWDTQPVPKLNEVITTHGPIEPDKENIRQEPYSLPQGFMWDTLDLSNAEVLKELYTLLNENYVEDDDNMFRFDYSPNFLKWALRPPGWLPHWHCGVRVTSNRKLVCFISAIPAKIHIYDTVKKMVEINFLCVHKKLRSKRVAPVLIREITRRVNLEGIFQAVYTAGVVLPKPVSTCRYWHRSLNPRKLVEVKFSHLSRNMTLQRTMKLYRLPDTTKTAGLRPMEKKDVRQVTALLDRYLKQFHLGPVMGEEEVSHWFLPQENIIDTYVVEGPEGVLTDFTSFYTLPSTVMHHAVHRSLKAAYSFYSVHTDTPLMDLMNDALILARLKGFDVFNALDLMENKTFLEKLKFGIGDGNLQYYLYNWKCPPMEPEKVGLVLQ
- the nmt2 gene encoding glycylpeptide N-tetradecanoyltransferase 2 isoform X1, yielding MMAEDSESAASQQSLELDDQDTCGIDGDNEEENEHMQGSPAGDLGAKKKKKKQKRKKEKPSSGGAKSDSASDSQEIKNPAIPMQKLQDIQRAMELLSTCQGPAKSIDEAAKHKYQFWDTQPVPKLNEVITTHGPIEPDKENIRQEPYSLPQGFMWDTLDLSNAEVLKELYTLLNENYVEDDDNMFRFDYSPNFLKWALRPPGWLPHWHCGVRVTSNRKLVCFISAIPAKIHIYDTVKKMVEINFLCVHKKLRSKRVAPVLIREITRRVNLEGIFQAVYTAGVVLPKPVSTCRYWHRSLNPRKLVEVKFSHLSRNMTLQRTMKLYRLPDTTKTAGLRPMEKKDVRQVTALLDRYLKQFHLGPVMGEEEVSHWFLPQENIIDTYVVEGPEGVLTDFTSFYTLPSTVMHHAVHRSLKAAYSFYSVHTDTPLMDLMNDALILARLVGCPSLETDGRNTAALVAGPVSAGAFPPLQVPYFFGTFFFPLTSGRVPVPKVLVPKVPNQLGYGLLCRLLM